The following nucleotide sequence is from Geotrypetes seraphini chromosome 10, aGeoSer1.1, whole genome shotgun sequence.
tcagtgatgtcacaatagctttttactacattttgatttctagagtggtgcagtggtttaagctgcagcctcagcaccctgaggttgtgggttcaaacccacatgactccttatgaccctgggcaagtcacttaatctggccattgccccaggtacattagatagatgtaaaccactctgagctcCCATGATAGAACAGtatatatagaaaattgaataaactagaatcagtgaggtgattaagtttgtaGATGATGTAAAACTTTTGATGTTAAAAAACATGTAGACTGAAAAATTGCCAGTTtagttctggaactcattgtaGGTTTACGAGATATTTGTGtcctttttaaaggactgtctggTGTCCAGACAAATTTTCAAACTGTTTTTTGGAAGGCCGTGTGCTCAGGGTCAGATCTGGAGGGCCTTCTGAGTATGTACAGATATAACATGTCAcacgcatgcttggaggccctccagaaaaggggaggtttgtgtgggggctgaACAAGGTGGGGCCATATGTCctttttttcattaaaaaaaatcagacaaCCCTAATTCAGCATCTGGCAAATCAAACTTGGAAGCAAGGCTGGAGGGTCACACGCATGTGGGGAGGTGTAGAGTAGGAGGCGCTGGCTGCAATGCCCAGCGTAAATGATGCTATTTGTGTGAAGTAGCCCAGTAAGAGGGGGAGCTGATCCCTTTATGAGCACAACTAGTGTTATGTCACACATAGGTGTGGGCTCAAATTTTGCCTGTGGGATTTGggcttttgttttttaaaaagcatTATACTTCCCCCTATTTGTGGTTTAtttctcagcccccccccccttgaattgctcgttggcatttaaaaaaacatcTCTGGGACCTGGTGGGGAGCCTTCGGTGGTGGTCTGAGCATGGACCTTCCCTGGTGGTGACGTGGGGCAGAAGcgctcttcctacactcctgccccgtgcagagcctcTCGTGGTCTCCCGAGACTACAACAGACCACAGGAACTTGGCAGCGGAAGATCCTTCTGGcccaccaccaggtaaggtcctcgggggggggggggggggggtcagagccggccaaaagttattcgcTCTGCCCCTAAAGAGGGAGAAGCCTGGACCGATTGCTGCTTGAACTGCATTGGCCTAGGGTTCCACTAGAAGCCACCCACAGAACCCGTCCCACCAACACAGGCCACAAagagccttccccccccccccccgaggcctaCGAGTCAGCTCTTCGGGTGAAGCGCCGGGCGGCCCTGAAaagggcctttgggggggtgcggGCCTTCGGGGGGCCGCTAGTACTCCTGCGAGGGCTGCGCGCTCTTCTTGGGCGCCGCCGAGCCCGTCTTCTTGGGCAGCAGCACGGCCTGGATGTTGGGCAGGACCCCGCCTTGCGCGATGGTGACGCCGCCCAGCAGCTTGTTCAGCTCCTCGTCGTTGCGGACGGCCAGCTGCAGGTGGCGCGGGATGATGCGCGTCTTCTTGTTGTCCCGGGCCGCGTTGCCCGCCAGCTCCAGGATTTCGGCCGTCAGGTACTCGAGCACGGCGGCCAGGTAGACCGGGGCGCCGGCGCCCACCCGCTCCGCGTAGTTGCCCTTGCGCAAGAGGCGGTGCACGCGGCCGACGGGGAACTGCAG
It contains:
- the LOC117368460 gene encoding histone H2A-like — its product is MSGRGKSGGKARAKAKSRSSRAGLQFPVGRVHRLLRKGNYAERVGAGAPVYLAAVLEYLTAEILELAGNAARDNKKTRIIPRHLQLAVRNDEELNKLLGGVTIAQGGVLPNIQAVLLPKKTGSAAPKKSAQPSQEY